The Chryseobacterium oranimense genome contains the following window.
TTCAGACTTATATTCCGGTAAGAACGGGATCCAATAATGACCCAAGCGACAATACCGGCCTCGCTCACTATCTGGAGCATATGGTTTTCAAAGGAACCTCACATCTGGGAACTCAGGATTGGGCAAAGGAAAAAGTGCTTCTACAGCAGATTTCCGATCTTTATGAACAGCATAAGGCAGAAAAAGATCCGGAAAAGAAAAAAGCTCTTTATAAAAAGATAGATGAAGTTTCGCAGGAAGCTTCCAAATATGCCATCGCGAATGAGTATGATAAGGCTATTTCTTCATTGGGAGCTACAGGAACCAATGCCCATACATGGCTTGATGAAACCGTATATAAAAACAACATCCCATCCAACGAACTTGAAAAATGGCTGAAAGTGGAAAAAGAACGTTTTTCCGAACTAGTATTGCGTCTTTTCCATACGGAACTGGAAGCGGTTTATGAGGAATATAACAGAGCTCAGGATAATGACGGACGTCTTGTGAATTATGCGATGATGGAAGCTCTTTTTCCGAAACATCCCAACGGCCAGCAGACGACGATAGGTACTTCTGAACACCTGAAAAGTCCTTCTATGGTTGCTATCCGCAAATATTTTGACACCTATTATGTACCTAATAATATGGCTGTTGTTTTAGTGGGTGATCTTGATTTTGATAAAACAATCAAACTTGTTGACCAGTATTTCGGTTCTTTTAAATATAAAGAGTTGCCTATGAAAAAAATGGTGAGCGAAGAACCAATGACGAGCGTTGTCACAAGAACGGTAAAAAGTCCGAGCACACCAAGAATGACCCTGGCATGGAGATCGGATTCCAATGGAAGCCAAAATGCGAGACTAGCAGATGTGATCGGGGAAATTTTGAGCAACAGGGGAGATGCAGGTCTTATTGATCTTAATATGAACCAGACACAAAAAGTTCTGGGAGCAGGAGCTTATGAATCGGCTTTTAAAACTTATGGAGCATTTACCATGTCTGTAACGCCTAAAGAGGGACAATCTTTTGATGAGGCTAAAAAACTGTTACTGGATCAGCTGGATTTAGTGAAAAAAGGTCAGTTCCCTGACTGGATGCTGAAAGCCATCGTTAATGACAAGAAGGTGCAGCGTATGAAAACATGGGAAACTGCAGACGGACTGGCAACTACCCTGTATGATACTTACATCAATGAAAAAACATGGCAGGATGAGCTGGATGACATCAATCAGTATGAAAAAATTACAAAAGCAGATGTTGTAAAGTTTGCCAACGATTTCTTTAAGGATAATTATGTAGTGGTTTACAAAGAAAAAGGAGTGAATGATAAACTGGTTCGTGTACAGAATCCTGGAATTACTCCGATCAAACTTAACAGAGAAGCTCAGTCTCCTTTCCTTAAAGATATTTTAAACAGTAAAGTAGCTGAAACGAAACCTGAATTCATCGATTATAAGACTGCGATCCAGACTTCACAAATCAAAGACAAGAAGATAAGCTTTGTTAAGAATAAATATAATGATGTAGCACAGATCAGTTATATCTTCCCTTTCGGGACGGATAATGATAAGGAACTTCCGATTGCAGTAACTCTTTTCGAATATCTTGGAACGGATAAATATACTCCTGAACAGCTGAAAGGTGAGTTCTATAAACTGGGAATCTCTTACAGCTTCAGAACGTCCAACGATCAGGTAATCATTACACTAAGCGGTCTTGAGGCGAACATGAAAAAAGCGACCGAGTTAATGAATCACTGGCTGACCAATGTAAAAGCAGATAAGGAAATTTATGCAAAAACCGTAAAAACAATACTGGAAGCAAGAGCCGCAGGTAAAAAAGATAAGGTAAGAATTATGGCTGCGCTTTCGAATTACGCCAAATACGGTAAGAATTCCAGAATGACAGACATTGTTTCCAAAGAACGTCTTGAAAGCATTGATGCCACGGAGCTGATGAAAAAAGTCAAGGTACTGAACCAGTCTCCATATGAAGTGCTGCTTTACGGACAGGATCAGTCAGGTTTGGAAAAAGCCGTTAAGCCATATATCACGGAAACCAGCGTTCAGCCTGCAAAAGCCAAGGAGTATCCGGAGCCTGCCGCAGAAGGAAAAGTATATTTCACGAACTACGATATGGTTCAGATGGAAATGGCTAAAGTAGCCAAAGGAAATGAGGTAAACTTAAATAACTTTGGAAAAGCCAATGTTTTCAATGAGTATTTCGGAAGAGGTCTGTCGTCTATCGTTTTCCAGGAGATCAGAGAAAGTAAGTCACTGGCATATACAGCTTATGTTTCTTATGCCAATGCAACAGAAAAAGGACATGCGAACTATATCACCAATTATATAGGAACTCAGGCCAATAAGCTTCCTTTGGCAGTAAACGCGATGAATGATCTTATGGTATCATTGCCTCAGATTCCTGCGCAGTTCGAAAACTCAAAAGGCTCTGCGCTGAAGCAGATTGCCTCCAACAGAATCAACAGAACCAATATATTCTTCAATCAGCTGGCATTGAAAAAGCTGGGTGTTGATTACGATATCAGAAAAGATATTTATGCTGAAATTCAGGGTCTGACATTACCTCAGCTTACCAATTTCTACGATACAGAAGTGAAGCCGGTAAAATACAATACAGCCATTATCGGTAAAAAAGAAAACCTGGATATGGAATCTATCAATAAAATGGGAACATTCCAGGAAGTATCTCTTGAAGAGATTTTCGGGTACTAACTTTTTAGGATAGCAATTTTTTAAGCGGGACAGAGATGTTCCGCTTTTTGTTTTTCATTTTATTGCAAGTGGAAATTAACCACAAATACCACAAATGTTTTTCACAAATGAATCACTAATATCCGTTCAAGATATCCATTCAATAGGAACGGGCTTTAGCCCGTTTAATAATATTAGGAAAATCCAATCCGGCTTTAGCCAAAACCTATTTTATAACGCAATCATTCGTAAAGATCTGCGTCATCCGTGGTTAAAAACAAAAAACCGCACAATTTGTGCGGTTATATAATTAAATCAAAATAAATATCTCTAAGATTTCACCTCCTGAATAAACAGATTAATCTCTCCTCTGATCAGTATCTCCTCATTATGAAACGTCTCACAAAAAATATTACAGATATTCTCATACTGGGAAATCAGTGAAGCTTTTGAAATGATTTTGTCTCCAATTTTAGGAAGTGCAAATACTTCAATCTTTTTAATGTTGGTGATAAAGCCAATCACTTTGGTATCTGCTTCTGGATTTTCAAAGAAACTCTGTCCGAGAATGGATGAACAGGTCTGGGCAAGATTTTCAATCAGGCCGGCTTCTGCGAATTCACCATGGTGAACAAAAATATTATCTTCTTTGATCTCAAAGGAAGTCACAACTTTTTCTTTGGTCAGTTCCAGGATATAATCTGCCATCAGCATCGGTTCGCGGTGCGGCAGAAAGTTGTGTATATTAATGATATTCTCTTCCTTGATTTCCATTTACAGTTTATTTTACAGCAGTTTTCATCTGAGATTTTGCAATGATCACGCCATTTAACTTCGTAACAATATCTACCAGGGTTACTCCCATTATTTCGTTGAGGATCGTTACTTCCGATACCAAACGGTCTCCTGTCCTGGGTAAAGTTTCCGCTTCAAAAGATTTAATGGCACCAATATATCCCGTAGGAGCATCTTTTCCTAGCAGATAGTATTTGTAGCCTGTGTGTAAAGCAACGCTTTGTGCCTGATGCTCAATAAGGCCTGAAGCCTGAAATACACCCTCCTGAATGAAAATATTGTCTTCCCTGATTTCAAATCCTGATACAAGATGCTCATCAGAATATTCTGAAAGCTCATGAACCATTACAAACGGAAAACGCTGCGGAATAAGGCTTCCTACAAAATCCTGATCAGATGTCGGCAGTTGGTGTTTCATTAGCAAACTGTTAACAGGGCACAAGAGTAGGCAAATCTTCCACTTTCAGGAACACACAGCAGTACTTTTTCTCCTTTTTTCAAAGTTCCGGAATTCATTAATTCTTCCAGTGCAATGAATATAGAACCGGCACCAATATTTCCAACCTCGGAAAGATTATAGAACCATTTCTCGGCAGGGAAATCCATGCCTTTTTTGGCAAACTCTTCTCTTAAGCCGTCTTTAAAATAACCTGAAGAAATATGAGCCAGAACATGGTCTATTTTTGCAGGGTCCAGATTGTGTTTGTCGAAAGAAGATCTTAAGCTTTCCGCTCCTTTTACAAGGATATATTTGTCCAGTATCTTTGTATCCTGCTTAATTGCAAAAATAGATTCTTTCAGCCATTCGTCAGAAGGGTAATCTGCCCATGATTTCAGGCTTCCGTCTTCCTGCTTATCGCATCCGGCATACATACAGGCTTCGATCTCGTGTGCATAAGAATAAAAATCAATGAATTCTATCTTTAAAGAAATCTGATTTTCTCTCGGTTTATTTTCTAAAAGGAAGGCACCTGCACCATCAGAAAGCATCCATCTGAGGAATTCTCTCTTGAAAGCAATGATAGGTCT
Protein-coding sequences here:
- a CDS encoding M16 family metallopeptidase, with protein sequence MKKFFISVSLFCMLSAMAQKFETQKMTDSQGYTYETVKNDQSGVRVYTLKNGLKVYLAKNDDAPRIQTYIPVRTGSNNDPSDNTGLAHYLEHMVFKGTSHLGTQDWAKEKVLLQQISDLYEQHKAEKDPEKKKALYKKIDEVSQEASKYAIANEYDKAISSLGATGTNAHTWLDETVYKNNIPSNELEKWLKVEKERFSELVLRLFHTELEAVYEEYNRAQDNDGRLVNYAMMEALFPKHPNGQQTTIGTSEHLKSPSMVAIRKYFDTYYVPNNMAVVLVGDLDFDKTIKLVDQYFGSFKYKELPMKKMVSEEPMTSVVTRTVKSPSTPRMTLAWRSDSNGSQNARLADVIGEILSNRGDAGLIDLNMNQTQKVLGAGAYESAFKTYGAFTMSVTPKEGQSFDEAKKLLLDQLDLVKKGQFPDWMLKAIVNDKKVQRMKTWETADGLATTLYDTYINEKTWQDELDDINQYEKITKADVVKFANDFFKDNYVVVYKEKGVNDKLVRVQNPGITPIKLNREAQSPFLKDILNSKVAETKPEFIDYKTAIQTSQIKDKKISFVKNKYNDVAQISYIFPFGTDNDKELPIAVTLFEYLGTDKYTPEQLKGEFYKLGISYSFRTSNDQVIITLSGLEANMKKATELMNHWLTNVKADKEIYAKTVKTILEARAAGKKDKVRIMAALSNYAKYGKNSRMTDIVSKERLESIDATELMKKVKVLNQSPYEVLLYGQDQSGLEKAVKPYITETSVQPAKAKEYPEPAAEGKVYFTNYDMVQMEMAKVAKGNEVNLNNFGKANVFNEYFGRGLSSIVFQEIRESKSLAYTAYVSYANATEKGHANYITNYIGTQANKLPLAVNAMNDLMVSLPQIPAQFENSKGSALKQIASNRINRTNIFFNQLALKKLGVDYDIRKDIYAEIQGLTLPQLTNFYDTEVKPVKYNTAIIGKKENLDMESINKMGTFQEVSLEEIFGY
- a CDS encoding ABC transporter permease, which produces MEIKEENIINIHNFLPHREPMLMADYILELTKEKVVTSFEIKEDNIFVHHGEFAEAGLIENLAQTCSSILGQSFFENPEADTKVIGFITNIKKIEVFALPKIGDKIISKASLISQYENICNIFCETFHNEEILIRGEINLFIQEVKS
- a CDS encoding beta-ketoacyl-ACP synthase III — protein: MYDVFITKASTYLPNSPVSNDEMETYLGLINGVPSKAKSLILRNNKITTRYYALDKEGNPTHTNAQLTAKAVEGLFDENFKKEDMKLLSVGTTSPDQMQPSHASMVHGELNIGKSIEINTATGLCNSGMNALNYGFLSVKAGVQENAVCVGSERMSAWMTADKFNHEAENLKLLEERPIIAFKREFLRWMLSDGAGAFLLENKPRENQISLKIEFIDFYSYAHEIEACMYAGCDKQEDGSLKSWADYPSDEWLKESIFAIKQDTKILDKYILVKGAESLRSSFDKHNLDPAKIDHVLAHISSGYFKDGLREEFAKKGMDFPAEKWFYNLSEVGNIGAGSIFIALEELMNSGTLKKGEKVLLCVPESGRFAYSCALLTVC